In the Pleuronectes platessa chromosome 8, fPlePla1.1, whole genome shotgun sequence genome, one interval contains:
- the rab33ba gene encoding RAB33B, member RAS oncogene family a, producing MAERGPSVEFSGSLTSSILPPPRTRIFKIIVIGDSGVGKTCLTYRFCAGKFPEKTEATIGVDFRERLDEIDGEKIKIQLWDTAGQERFRKSMVQHYYRNVHAVVFVYDVTNAASFRSLPAWIEECKQHALGTEVPRILVGNKCDLQDSIQVSTDVAQQFADSHSMPLFETSAKSPNRQGEGSYGSGNSDHVEAIFMTVAHKLKSQKPLVLSQPPGGSGGPISLSRGMSDGGDVARSWACSSC from the exons ATGGCGGAGAGAGGGCCGTCGGTTGAATTCTCCGGCTCTCTGACGAGCTCCATTCTTCCTCCGCCGAGGACTCGCATCTTCAAAATCATTGTGATCGGGGACTCGGGGGTCGGAAAGACGTGCCTCACCTATCGCTTCTGTGCAGGCAAGTTCCCCGAGAAGACTGAGGCCACGATCGGGGTTGACTTCAGGGAGAGACTGGACGAGATTGATGGCGAAAAAATCAAG ATCCAGCTGTGGGACACTGCAGGCCAAGAGCGCTTCAGGAAGTCCATGGTGCAGCACTACTACCGCAATGTGCATGCTGTTGTCTTTGTCTATGATGTCACCAACGCTGCTAGCTTCCGCAGCCTCCCTGCGTGGATTGAGGAGTGCAAGCAGCACGCTCTGGGCACAGAGGTACCCAGGATCTTAGTTGGAAACAAGTGCGACCTCCAAGACTCCATCCAAGTGAGCACAGATGTGGCGCAACAGTTTGCAGATTCCCATTCCATGCCCCTATTTGAGACATCTGCAAAAAGCCCAAACAGACAGGGAGAAGGAAGCTATGGCAGTGGAAACAGTGACCACGTTGAGGCTATTTTTATGACGGTGGCCCACAAACTCAAGTCTCAAAAGCCTCTAGTGCTGAGCCAGCCCCCTGGGGGATCAGGAGGCCCCATCAGCCTGAGTAGGGGGATGAGTGATGGAGGAGATGTGGCCAGGAGCtgggcctgcagcagctgctga
- the LOC128445924 gene encoding fibroblast growth factor 4, with protein sequence MSSTRSKLPLLLFGLLLCSSFAPLPVISSKRQTIQSAVSLVQATSLSLDKREVTARDGEYLLGIKRLRRLYCNVGIGFHIQILPNGKITGVHNENRHTLLEMSTVERGVVAMFGMRSGFFVAMSHKGKLYGSGHYSDECKFKEKLLANNYNAYESVAYPGMYIGISKTGKTKRGNRVTTNMTMTHFLPRI encoded by the exons ATGTCATCAACAAGGTCCAAGCTGCCACTACTCCTCTTTGGGCTCCTCCTGTGCAGCTCCTTTGCTCCTCTCCCAGTTATCAGCAGTAAGAGACAAACCATACAGAGTGCTGTGTCATTGGTTCAGGCTACCAGTCTCTCCTTGGACAAGAGGGAGGTGACAGCCAGAGATGGAGAATACCTACTGGGCATCAAAAGACTGAGAAGGCTGTACTGTAATGTAGGCATCGGCTTCCACATTCAAATACTACCAAACGGGAAGATCACAGGCGTGCATAATGAGAACAGACACA CCCTTCTAGAAATGTCCACTGTGGAGAGAGGAGTGGTTGCCATGTTTGGGATGAGGAGTGGTTTCTTCGTTGCCATGAGCCACAAAGGCAAACTCTATGGCTCG GGCCACTACAGTGATGAATGCAAGTTTAAGGAGAAGCTCCTGGCCAACAATTATAATGCATATGAATCCGTTGCTTACCCTGGCATGTACATTGGCATCAGCAAGACTGGCAAAACCAAGAGAGGCAACCGTGTCACCACCAACATGACTATGACACACTTCCTTCCAAGGATATGA